A genomic window from Cupriavidus basilensis includes:
- a CDS encoding DUF899 domain-containing protein, giving the protein MTQHMTATREEWLAARLALLEAEKDLTRRSDALARQRQALPWVRVDKAYRFETDEASASLADLFRGRSQLLVYHFMFGPDYTAGCPSCSSIADGFDGVVVHLANHDVTLAAVSRAPLAKLQAYKRRMGWTFPWASSLGSDFNFDANVSFTEAQQRDGFVDYNYQRGGHAMDATPAPEPVARFAATCGTDAATYSRDRPGLSTFVLEDGVVYHTYSTYARGVDGLWGMYQWLDRAPKGRNETGIWWRRHDEYGER; this is encoded by the coding sequence ATGACGCAACACATGACCGCGACACGCGAAGAGTGGCTGGCAGCGCGGCTCGCACTGCTCGAAGCGGAAAAGGACCTGACGCGGCGCAGCGACGCGCTCGCGCGGCAACGCCAGGCGCTGCCGTGGGTCCGGGTCGACAAGGCGTACCGGTTCGAGACCGACGAAGCCAGCGCCTCGCTGGCGGACCTCTTCCGGGGACGCTCGCAGCTCCTTGTCTACCATTTCATGTTCGGGCCCGACTACACGGCGGGGTGCCCGTCCTGCTCGTCGATCGCGGACGGGTTCGACGGCGTCGTGGTTCACCTGGCGAACCACGACGTCACGCTTGCGGCGGTGTCACGCGCACCGCTGGCGAAACTGCAGGCATACAAGCGGCGAATGGGTTGGACGTTTCCCTGGGCGTCCTCGCTCGGCAGCGACTTCAACTTTGACGCCAACGTCTCCTTTACCGAGGCGCAACAGCGCGACGGGTTCGTCGACTACAACTACCAGCGCGGCGGCCACGCGATGGACGCCACACCGGCTCCGGAACCCGTCGCCCGGTTCGCGGCCACATGCGGCACCGACGCGGCTACGTACTCGCGCGATCGGCCGGGCCTGAGCACGTTCGTGCTTGAGGATGGCGTGGTCTATCACACCTACTCCACCTATGCGCGCGGGGTGGACGGCCTCTGGGGCATGTACCAATGGCTCGACCGCGCCCCCAAGGGACGCAACGAGACGGGCATCTGGTGGCGCCGCCACGACGAGTACGGCGAGCGCTGA
- a CDS encoding c-type cytochrome: MKNAALLTLALALHATAQAAGDAQAGKAVFTSKCASCHSVGPSARAAFGPQLNGIFGRVAGGTTDYKYSPEMKKSGIVWSEKTLSAFIASPSKVVPGTRMRFWGISNERQIADLLAYLHAYQ; this comes from the coding sequence ATGAAGAACGCCGCATTGTTGACCCTGGCGCTGGCCTTGCACGCAACCGCGCAGGCCGCCGGCGACGCGCAGGCCGGCAAGGCGGTATTCACCTCGAAGTGTGCCTCCTGCCACAGCGTCGGGCCCTCGGCGCGCGCCGCCTTTGGCCCCCAGCTCAATGGGATCTTCGGCAGGGTCGCCGGCGGCACGACCGACTACAAGTACTCCCCGGAGATGAAGAAATCGGGCATTGTGTGGTCCGAGAAAACCTTGAGCGCGTTTATCGCGTCGCCGAGCAAGGTTGTGCCCGGCACCAGGATGCGCTTCTGGGGAATCAGCAACGAGCGGCAGATCGCAGACCTGCTGGCCTACCTGCATGCGTACCAGTAA
- a CDS encoding DUF1428 domain-containing protein, with protein sequence MHYIDGFVVAVPTAKRDIYRAHAEAAAVVFKDHGALGLVECWGDDVPEGKLTSFPMAVKLEKDETVVFSWITWPSRKARDEGMKASMEDPRLRSQGPMPFDGKRMIFGGFEVIVDA encoded by the coding sequence ATGCATTACATCGATGGATTTGTTGTCGCCGTGCCCACGGCCAAGCGCGACATCTACCGCGCGCACGCCGAGGCTGCCGCCGTGGTGTTCAAGGATCATGGCGCGCTGGGGCTGGTCGAGTGCTGGGGCGACGATGTGCCCGAGGGCAAGCTCACCTCGTTCCCGATGGCCGTCAAGCTGGAGAAGGATGAGACCGTGGTCTTCTCCTGGATCACCTGGCCATCGCGCAAGGCCCGGGACGAAGGCATGAAGGCCTCGATGGAAGACCCCAGGCTGCGCAGCCAGGGGCCGATGCCGTTCGACGGCAAGCGGATGATCTTTGGCGGCTTCGAGGTGATCGTCGACGCTTAG
- a CDS encoding YciI family protein — protein sequence MRVMVMIKATKESEAGEMPSTALLTAMGNFNEELVKAGVMLAGEGLHPSAKGKRVQFSGSQRSVVDGPFAETKEVVAGFWLWQVKSMEEAVEWVKRCPNPMQSDSEIEIRPLFELDDFGAELTPELRAQEERLWAQAQDAAKKPR from the coding sequence ATGCGTGTCATGGTGATGATCAAGGCAACGAAAGAGTCAGAGGCCGGCGAAATGCCCAGCACGGCGCTGCTTACCGCCATGGGCAACTTCAATGAAGAACTCGTCAAGGCCGGCGTGATGCTCGCGGGCGAGGGCTTGCACCCGAGCGCCAAAGGCAAGCGGGTGCAATTTTCTGGCAGCCAGCGGTCCGTGGTCGACGGACCGTTCGCAGAGACCAAGGAGGTGGTCGCCGGGTTCTGGCTGTGGCAAGTCAAGTCCATGGAAGAGGCCGTCGAATGGGTCAAGCGCTGCCCCAACCCCATGCAGAGCGACTCCGAGATCGAGATTCGCCCGCTGTTCGAGCTCGACGATTTTGGTGCCGAGCTCACGCCTGAGCTGCGGGCTCAGGAGGAGCGCTTGTGGGCGCAGGCGCAAGACGCTGCGAAGAAGCCGCGTTGA
- a CDS encoding DUF2076 domain-containing protein codes for MTPQEMQALEGFLTQLTQARAGAKDPQADALIADAVARQPDAAYLLVQRAMMLDHALATAKAQISTLQSQLQMAQANGANRFLDPENAWGNSANRVAPSPVMPPPMAAPVAPPQAFQAAQPAPVQPSRPGFLSGGLGGALGGIATTAAGVAGGALLFQGIENMFHRNGNGNSASGFLGQPGAGAQPTETVVNNYYGNDDRSPLGSPDAALDSGLLDDASGNDDFLSDDTWNA; via the coding sequence ATGACCCCCCAAGAGATGCAAGCGCTGGAAGGCTTCCTGACCCAACTCACGCAGGCCAGGGCTGGCGCCAAGGACCCCCAGGCGGACGCCCTCATCGCCGACGCGGTCGCCAGGCAGCCGGATGCCGCCTACCTGCTGGTCCAGCGCGCCATGATGCTTGACCATGCCCTGGCGACGGCAAAGGCGCAGATCTCCACGCTGCAGAGCCAGTTGCAGATGGCGCAGGCCAATGGCGCCAATCGCTTCCTCGACCCGGAAAACGCCTGGGGCAACAGTGCCAACCGCGTGGCACCCAGCCCCGTCATGCCGCCGCCGATGGCCGCGCCCGTGGCGCCGCCGCAGGCCTTCCAGGCGGCCCAGCCTGCGCCCGTGCAGCCATCCCGGCCCGGATTCCTGAGTGGTGGCCTGGGCGGCGCGCTGGGCGGCATTGCCACGACGGCAGCCGGCGTGGCCGGCGGCGCGCTCCTGTTCCAGGGCATCGAGAACATGTTCCATCGCAACGGCAATGGCAACAGCGCAAGCGGCTTTCTGGGACAGCCGGGCGCAGGGGCGCAGCCAACGGAGACCGTCGTCAACAACTACTACGGCAATGACGACCGCTCGCCGCTGGGCTCACCGGATGCGGCACTGGACAGCGGCCTTCTGGATGACGCATCGGGCAACGACGACTTCCTGAGCGACGACACCTGGAACGCCTAG
- the pip gene encoding prolyl aminopeptidase yields the protein MPQPRLLYPAIEPYETGMLDVGDGHVVYYERVGTPGAKPAVFLHGGPGGGISADHRRLFDPARYDVMLFDQRGCGRSTPHAGLEANTTWHLVDDIERLRKLANVERWLVFGGSWGSTLALAYAQKHPERTSELVLRGIYTATQAELDWYYQHGVSEIFPEKWARFQAPIPQAERGDMMAAYRKVLTGSDTAKQLEAARAWSVWEGETITLLPDPANTAKHDDGHFALAFARLENHYFTHLAWLEDGQLLRNAHRLAGIPGVIVHGRYDMPCPARYAYALHQAWPDSDLHLIEGAGHAWTEPGIMDQLIAATDRFAAAQ from the coding sequence ATGCCGCAACCTCGCTTGCTCTATCCCGCCATCGAACCCTACGAAACCGGCATGCTCGATGTCGGCGACGGCCACGTGGTCTACTACGAACGCGTCGGCACACCCGGCGCCAAGCCGGCCGTCTTCCTGCATGGCGGCCCTGGTGGCGGCATATCGGCCGACCACCGCCGCCTGTTCGATCCGGCGCGCTACGACGTCATGCTGTTCGACCAGCGCGGCTGCGGCCGCTCCACGCCCCACGCCGGGCTGGAGGCCAATACCACGTGGCACCTGGTGGACGACATCGAGCGCCTGCGCAAGCTCGCCAACGTAGAGCGCTGGCTGGTCTTTGGCGGCTCCTGGGGCTCCACGCTGGCGCTGGCCTATGCGCAAAAACACCCCGAGCGGACCAGCGAACTGGTGCTGCGCGGGATCTATACCGCCACCCAGGCGGAACTGGATTGGTATTACCAGCACGGCGTATCCGAGATATTCCCCGAGAAATGGGCCCGCTTCCAGGCGCCCATCCCGCAAGCCGAACGCGGCGACATGATGGCCGCCTACCGCAAGGTGCTGACCGGCAGCGACACGGCAAAGCAGCTGGAGGCCGCCCGTGCATGGAGCGTGTGGGAAGGAGAAACCATCACCCTGCTGCCCGACCCTGCCAACACCGCCAAGCATGACGACGGCCATTTCGCGCTGGCGTTTGCGCGGCTGGAGAACCACTACTTCACGCATCTCGCCTGGCTGGAAGACGGCCAGTTGCTGCGCAACGCGCATCGCCTTGCCGGCATCCCCGGCGTAATCGTGCACGGGCGCTACGACATGCCCTGCCCGGCCCGCTACGCCTACGCGCTGCACCAGGCATGGCCGGACTCGGATCTGCACCTGATTGAAGGGGCGGGGCATGCCTGGACCGAGCCCGGCATCATGGATCAGCTGATTGCCGCTACCGACCGGTTTGCCGCGGCGCAATGA
- a CDS encoding RidA family protein has translation MEFLNSGKVLPAGLPFSEAVRVGDMFYLSGQMGIVQGSTRLVPGGIREEAKQALMNIRITLEAHGLSLKHVAKCTIFLADISEWQVFNEVYKEFFQAPYPARSALGANGLALGARVEVECIAVFSG, from the coding sequence ATGGAATTCCTGAACTCCGGCAAAGTCCTCCCCGCAGGGCTGCCATTCTCCGAAGCCGTGCGCGTTGGCGATATGTTCTACCTCTCTGGACAGATGGGCATCGTCCAAGGCAGCACCCGCCTGGTGCCCGGCGGCATCCGCGAAGAAGCCAAGCAGGCGCTGATGAACATCCGCATCACGCTGGAAGCACACGGCCTGTCGCTCAAGCACGTCGCCAAATGCACCATCTTCCTGGCCGACATCAGCGAATGGCAAGTGTTCAACGAGGTCTACAAGGAGTTCTTCCAGGCACCCTATCCGGCGCGCAGTGCGCTTGGGGCGAATGGATTGGCGCTTGGGGCCAGGGTGGAGGTGGAGTGCATTGCGGTGTTTAGCGGCTGA
- a CDS encoding DUF1484 family protein, whose amino-acid sequence MPNTVARSEQTTHLDPPERSLAISRQSSLLAELIRLTFPADTPTKLSVQELAYQLEELRSRAQSTAQESCADLLRVSAGLGAVLRLLDFDSDDVEDSHGLHCLLTPLKQQLDEALNRVQGML is encoded by the coding sequence ATGCCTAATACCGTCGCTCGCTCAGAGCAAACCACTCACCTTGATCCACCAGAGCGCTCGCTCGCCATCTCCCGGCAATCCTCCCTGCTAGCCGAACTAATCCGCCTGACCTTCCCGGCCGACACGCCCACCAAGCTCAGCGTCCAGGAACTGGCCTACCAACTCGAGGAACTTCGTAGCCGTGCGCAAAGCACCGCGCAAGAAAGCTGCGCCGACCTGCTGCGCGTCAGTGCAGGGCTTGGCGCTGTGCTCAGGCTGCTGGATTTTGATAGCGACGATGTGGAGGACAGCCACGGGCTGCACTGCCTGCTGACCCCGTTGAAGCAGCAGCTGGATGAGGCTTTGAACCGGGTGCAGGGCATGCTCTGA
- a CDS encoding DUF6622 family protein, protein MLTGILLHTPRWVWILLASLIALGFAQAVPRRMTPARATAVPVAMAVVSLGGVMSTFSAFSAQPLALLGWGVGAAAALALAHTVGAWNGIRWLEADRRLLVPASWVPLSLILCLFITRYGVSVAMAVNPGLLWHAGVAMPIGFIYGAVSGIFLSRSLVTWRLTRQAMLDSVPG, encoded by the coding sequence ATGCTCACTGGAATCCTCCTCCACACGCCGCGATGGGTCTGGATCCTGCTCGCGAGCCTGATCGCGCTCGGCTTCGCGCAAGCCGTCCCCAGACGGATGACGCCGGCCCGCGCCACGGCTGTGCCCGTGGCCATGGCGGTGGTCTCGCTGGGCGGCGTCATGTCAACCTTCTCGGCCTTCTCGGCGCAACCGCTCGCGCTGCTTGGATGGGGCGTCGGCGCGGCTGCCGCGCTGGCGCTGGCCCACACCGTCGGCGCCTGGAACGGCATTCGCTGGCTGGAGGCCGATCGCCGCCTGCTGGTGCCCGCAAGCTGGGTGCCGCTGTCGTTGATCCTCTGCCTGTTCATCACCCGCTACGGCGTGAGCGTGGCCATGGCGGTAAACCCCGGCTTGCTGTGGCATGCCGGCGTGGCGATGCCGATCGGCTTTATCTATGGTGCCGTTAGCGGTATCTTCCTCTCACGTAGCCTGGTGACCTGGCGGCTGACCCGGCAGGCAATGCTCGACAGCGTGCCGGGCTGA
- a CDS encoding sterol desaturase family protein has product MNAFEKFQLFIAAPSVLAFALIEAIVLSRRQRYDWRAFGVSALDLVARIAVGIALPLSIAAPLVRLAFEHRWMTIHPTGWIALPLLFVGQEFCYYWYHRAAHRVRWFWSNHAVHHSPNQLNLSAAFRIGVLGKLTGTALFFVPLAWIGFEPRVVFAVLSLNLLYQFWIHATWIPRLGWLEGIFNTPSAHRVHHASNLEYLDANYGGVLVVFDRLFGTYVREREDLPCRYGLVHPIESANPLRIEFTQWVHLLRDLAGARSLRAFLGYLLMPPGWTPHGEGSTTMELRAQAGMSGGVGDG; this is encoded by the coding sequence ATGAACGCATTCGAGAAGTTTCAGCTGTTTATCGCGGCCCCGTCGGTACTGGCATTCGCCTTGATCGAGGCCATCGTCTTGTCGCGCCGCCAGCGCTACGACTGGCGGGCGTTCGGGGTGTCGGCGCTGGATCTGGTGGCGCGCATCGCGGTGGGCATTGCCTTGCCGCTGTCGATCGCGGCGCCGCTGGTGCGGCTGGCGTTCGAGCACCGCTGGATGACGATCCACCCCACCGGCTGGATCGCGTTGCCGCTGCTGTTTGTCGGGCAGGAGTTCTGCTACTACTGGTATCACCGCGCGGCGCACAGGGTGCGGTGGTTCTGGAGCAACCATGCGGTGCACCACTCGCCGAACCAGCTGAACCTGTCGGCGGCGTTTCGCATCGGGGTTCTCGGCAAGCTGACCGGCACGGCACTGTTCTTCGTGCCGCTGGCCTGGATTGGCTTTGAGCCGCGCGTCGTGTTTGCCGTGTTGTCGCTGAACCTGCTCTATCAGTTCTGGATTCATGCGACGTGGATTCCGCGCCTGGGCTGGCTGGAGGGGATCTTCAATACGCCTTCGGCGCACCGGGTGCATCACGCGTCCAACCTTGAGTACCTGGATGCGAACTATGGCGGTGTGCTGGTGGTGTTCGATCGCTTGTTTGGCACCTACGTGAGGGAGCGCGAGGACCTGCCCTGCCGGTATGGCCTTGTGCATCCGATCGAGAGCGCAAATCCGTTGCGGATCGAGTTCACGCAGTGGGTGCATCTGTTGCGCGACCTGGCCGGGGCGCGCAGCTTGCGCGCGTTCCTTGGGTACTTGCTCATGCCGCCGGGCTGGACGCCGCATGGCGAGGGCAGTACCACCATGGAGCTGCGCGCGCAGGCTGGGATGTCCGGGGGCGTTGGTGATGGCTGA
- a CDS encoding sensor histidine kinase, with translation MADVRPQRIMRYPAKELAWLFRQLRISVPVAFGSAAFFAVMFREPFGMNLVYALCIALMIQALVKLGHYGLTRWLPDASPGTPATQRRWPDWKWMFPWIVISGVAGYFGGHAIANVLTGSHGTPSDLLRNPRTLLLSMTVALVLALCISYFHYARGRMAAADARAQAAMRSAAENQLRLLESQLEPHMLFNTLGNLRVMIGQDPQRAQEMLNQVISFLRATLQASRSGSHPLSCEFDRIADYLALMQVRMGARLQVELDLPAGLANLPVPPLLLQPLVENAIKHGLEPIVAGGWIKVTARREGGTLMLTVRDTGAGLSELLPGPDCFGTSQVRERLAQLYGKAASFQLLDAGDGSSDGGGGTLAIVRLPLF, from the coding sequence ATGGCTGACGTCCGGCCGCAGCGCATCATGCGCTATCCCGCCAAGGAACTGGCCTGGCTGTTTCGCCAACTGCGGATTAGCGTGCCCGTGGCGTTCGGTTCCGCCGCCTTCTTCGCCGTCATGTTCCGCGAGCCGTTTGGCATGAACCTGGTCTACGCCCTGTGCATCGCGCTGATGATACAGGCGCTGGTGAAGCTGGGGCACTATGGTCTCACGCGCTGGCTGCCAGATGCCTCGCCGGGCACTCCCGCCACGCAGCGGCGCTGGCCGGACTGGAAGTGGATGTTTCCGTGGATCGTCATATCTGGCGTAGCGGGCTATTTTGGCGGGCACGCGATTGCCAACGTGCTCACCGGTAGCCACGGCACGCCGTCGGATCTGTTGCGCAATCCGCGCACCCTGCTGCTGAGCATGACGGTGGCACTGGTGCTGGCGCTCTGCATCTCTTACTTCCACTATGCGCGCGGGCGCATGGCGGCTGCGGACGCGCGGGCGCAGGCGGCCATGCGCAGCGCAGCGGAGAATCAGCTGCGCTTGCTGGAGTCGCAGCTGGAGCCGCACATGCTGTTCAATACGCTGGGCAACCTGCGCGTGATGATCGGGCAGGATCCGCAGCGCGCGCAAGAGATGCTGAACCAGGTGATCTCGTTCTTGCGCGCCACGCTGCAGGCATCGCGCTCCGGCTCGCATCCGCTGTCATGCGAGTTCGATCGCATTGCGGACTACCTGGCGCTGATGCAGGTGCGCATGGGCGCGCGGCTGCAGGTCGAACTCGACCTGCCCGCCGGCCTGGCCAACCTGCCTGTGCCGCCGCTGCTGCTGCAACCACTGGTTGAGAACGCCATCAAGCACGGGCTGGAGCCCATCGTCGCGGGCGGCTGGATCAAGGTGACGGCCCGCCGCGAAGGCGGCACGCTGATGCTCACCGTGCGCGACACCGGCGCGGGCTTGAGCGAGCTGCTGCCCGGCCCGGATTGCTTTGGCACATCGCAGGTGCGCGAACGGCTCGCCCAGCTCTATGGCAAAGCGGCGAGCTTCCAGTTGCTGGATGCCGGCGATGGCAGCAGCGATGGCGGCGGCGGCACGCTGGCCATCGTGCGCCTTCCGCTCTTCTGA
- a CDS encoding LytR/AlgR family response regulator transcription factor → MQTTALIAEDEALLAADLRAELARLWPALNIVATVGDGEAAVTQALALQPDLLFLDIRMPGMSGLEAAQTLAEDWPDSAKPFPLIVFVTAYDKYALHAFEHAAVDYVLKPVQANRLAKTCARLQATLQQRAAPQGAPPSLDAAMDQLRALLGVGMPAPPATPAASPLQVIQASAGNTITMVPIDEVLYFEAADKYVRVVTAQREHLIRMSLRELQMRIDPACFWQVHRSTIVRCTAIASALRDDSGKLTLTLRDRPEKLGVSRLYADAFKGM, encoded by the coding sequence ATGCAAACCACTGCCCTGATCGCCGAAGATGAAGCGCTGCTGGCCGCTGACCTCCGCGCGGAGCTGGCTCGCTTGTGGCCGGCGCTGAACATCGTCGCGACCGTAGGCGATGGCGAGGCTGCCGTGACGCAGGCGCTCGCGCTGCAGCCTGACCTGCTGTTCCTGGACATCCGCATGCCGGGCATGAGCGGACTGGAGGCAGCGCAGACCCTGGCCGAGGATTGGCCCGACTCGGCCAAGCCGTTTCCACTGATCGTGTTCGTGACGGCTTACGACAAATACGCCTTGCACGCATTCGAGCATGCGGCCGTCGATTACGTGCTAAAGCCCGTGCAGGCCAACCGCCTGGCAAAGACCTGCGCGCGCCTGCAAGCCACGCTGCAACAGCGTGCGGCCCCGCAGGGCGCCCCACCATCGCTGGACGCTGCCATGGATCAGTTGCGCGCGCTGCTTGGCGTTGGCATGCCCGCGCCGCCAGCCACACCGGCGGCCAGCCCGTTACAGGTGATCCAGGCCAGCGCCGGCAATACCATCACGATGGTGCCGATCGACGAGGTGCTGTATTTCGAGGCCGCGGACAAATATGTGCGGGTGGTCACCGCGCAGCGCGAGCACCTGATTCGCATGTCGCTGCGGGAGCTGCAGATGCGGATCGATCCGGCGTGCTTCTGGCAGGTCCACCGCAGCACCATCGTACGCTGCACGGCCATTGCCAGCGCGCTGCGCGATGACAGCGGCAAGCTCACCCTGACCTTGCGCGACCGGCCGGAAAAGCTGGGGGTCAGCCGGCTCTATGCGGACGCGTTCAAGGGGATGTAG